From Vigna unguiculata cultivar IT97K-499-35 chromosome 5, ASM411807v1, whole genome shotgun sequence, the proteins below share one genomic window:
- the LOC114183119 gene encoding calcium-transporting ATPase 9, plasma membrane-type-like isoform X3 produces MHLEPIHILGKREKVSGGFLWESWQDVTLIILIIAAVVSLVLGIKTEGLEEGWYDGGSIALAVFLVIIVTAVSDYRQSLQFQNLNAEKENIKLEVIRGGRTIQISIFDVVVGDLVPLKIGDQVPADGVVITGHSLAIDESSMTGESKIIHKDHKAPFLMSGCKVVDGIGAMLVTGVGINTEWGLLMATISEDTGEETPLQVRLNGVATFIGIVGLTVAVCVLAVLVGRYFSGYTKDLDGKVQFVAGETSTSEIIDGVIKIFTIAVTIVVVAVPEGLPLAVMLTLAYSMRKMMADKALVRRLSACETMGSATTICSDKTGTLTLNEMTVVEAYVGRKKLNQPDDLTKVNPEVLSLINEGIAQNTTGNVFVPKDGGEMEVSGSPTEKAILSWAVKLGMNFDFIRSNSTILHVFPFNSAKKRGGVAVKLPDNVVHVHWKGAAEIVLGTCTQYLDSDGHLKSIEEEKIFFKNGIEDMAAQSLRCVAIAYRSYDIEKVPSNEEELNQWSLPEHELVLLAIVGIKDPCRPGVKEAVKVCTEAGVKVRMVTGDNLQTAKAIALECGILTSTEEAVEPNIIEGKSFRELSEIEREQVAKKITVMGRSSPNDKLMLVQALRKGGEVVAVTGDGTNDAPALHEADIGLSMGIQGTEVAKESSDIIILDDNFASVVKVVRWGRSVYANIQKFIQFQLTVNVAALVINVVASISSGDVPLNAVQLLWVNLIMDTLGALALATEPPTDSLMHRSPVGRREPLITNIMWRNLLVQALYQVIVLLILNFCGESILRNEDSTVHTIQVKNTLIFNAFVFSQFYNASTQIFNEFNARKPEEMNVFQGVTKNRLFMGIVGMTFVLQIIIIEFLGKFTTTVRLSWKLWLASLCIGFLSWPLAVVGKLIPVPRTPLSRYFSKSLRKLKKSKSHAQR; encoded by the exons ATGCATTTGGAACCAATACATATCCTCGGAAAAAGGGAAAAAGTTTCTGG GGGTTTTCTATGGGAATCTTGGCAAGATGTTACCCTTATAATATTGATTATAGCAGCTGTGGTGTCATTGGTACTTGGAATAAAAACAGAG GGCCTGGAAGAAGGGTGGTACGACGGAGGAAGCATTGCTTTAGCTGTTTTTCTTGTCATCATAGTTACAG CTGTAAGTGATTATCGGCAATCTCTGCAGTTTCAGAACTTGAATGCAGAAAAAGAGAACATAAAATTAGAG GTCATTAGAGGTGGCAGAACAATACAAATATCGatatttgatgttgttgttggtgATCTAGTGCCTCTTAAAATAGGAGATCAg GTTCCCGCCGATGGAGTTGTTATCACTGGTCACTCTCTTGCCATTGATGAATCCAGTATGACTGGTGAAAGCAAGATT ATTCACAAGGATCATAAAGCACCTTTTTTGATGTCTGGTTGCAAAGTAGTAGATGGAATTGGCGCTATGCTG GTAACTGGTGTTGGTATAAATACCGAGTGGGGACTGTTGATGGCAACTATCTCAGAGGATACTGGAGAAGAGACTCCATTACAG GTTCGTTTGAATGGAGTGGCTACTTTTATTGGCATAGTGGGGCTTACTGTAGCTGTTTGTGTCCTTGCTGTCCTCGTAGGAAG ATACTTCTCTGGCTACACGAAAGATTTAGATGGAAAAGTACAATTTGTTGCTGGAGAGACCAGTACTAGTGAAATAATAGACGGAGTCATCAAAATTTTTACCATTGCA GTAACAATTGTGGTGGTTGCAGTGCCCGAAGGTCTACCTTTAGCAGTTATGTTAAC TTTGGCATATTCGATGCGGAAAATGATGGCAGACAAAGCTTTG GTGCGAAGGTTGTCAGCGTGCGAAACTATGGGATCTGCTACAACAATTTGCAGTGATAAGACTGGAACGCTGACCTTAAATGAG ATGACTGTAGTAGAGGCATATGTTGGGAGGAAGAAACTAAATCAACCAGATGACTTGACAAAAGTGAATCCGGAAGTTCTCTCTCTGATAAATGAGGGTATTGCACAAAATACGACTGGCAATGTTTTTGTGCCTAAG GATGGTGGAGAGATGGAGGTGTCAGGATCTCCTACAGAGAAGGCAATTCTTTCTTGGGCAGTGAAG TTGGGGatgaattttgattttattagaTCAAATTCAACAATTCTCCATGTCTTCCCCTTCAACTCTGCGAAAAAGAGAGGTGGTGTTGCTGTGAAACTG CCGGACAATGTAGTACATGTACATTGGAAAGGAGCTGCGGAGATAGTTCTAGGAACATGTACTCAATATCTTGATTCTGATGGTCACTTGAAATCTATTGAAGAAGAGAAG ATATTCTTCAAGAATGGTATCGAAGACATGGCTGCACAGAGCTTGCGTTGTGTTGCCATTGCATATAGATCGTATGATATCGAAAAAGTTCCATCTAATGAGGAGGAATTAAACCAGTGGTCCTTACCAGAACACGAGTTGGTCTTGCTTGCTATCGTTGGAATAAAG GATCCTTGTCGCCCTGGAGTCAAGGAAGCTGTGAAAGTATGCACTGAAGCTGGCGTTAAG GTACGCATGGTTACCGGTGACAATCTTCAAACAGCAAAAGCAATAGCTTTGGAGTGTGGAATACTGACGTCTACTGAAGAGGCTGTTGAgccaaatataattgaagggaAGTCATTCCGTGAACTATCTGAAATCGAAAGGGAACAAGttgcaaaaaaaataaca gtTATGGGGAGGTCTTCTCCTAATGACAAGTTGATGCTTGTGCAAGCACTACGTAAAGGTGGTGAAGTTGTTGCTGTCACAGGAGATGGCACCAATGATGCTCCTGCACTTCATGAG GCAGATATCGGCCTTTCTATGGGCATCCAAGGAACAGAAGTTGCAAAAGAAAGTTCAGATATTATTATCTTGGATGATAACTTTGCATCAGTAGTAAAG GTTGTTCGTTGGGGTCGTTCTGTATATGCAAATATCCAGAAATTTATTCAGTTCCAGCTCACTGTTAATGTTGCGGCTCTTGTaataaatgttgttgcatcaatATCTTCTGGTGATGTTCCCTTAAATGCTGTACAG CTTTTGTGGGTCAACCTTATCATGGACACACTTGGAGCTCTTGCGCTGGCTACGGAACCTCCAACAGACAGCCTTATGCACAGATCACCAGTTGGCCGAAG GGAACCTCTTATAACAAATATCATGTGGAGGAACTTGCTCGTGCAg GCCCTCTATCAAGTCATTGTTCTTCTGATTCTTAACTTCTGTGGTGAAAGTATTCTACGTAATGAGGATTCCACAGTCCATACCATACAAGTGAAGaatactttaattttcaacGCATTCGTCTTTAGCCAA TTTTACAATGCTTCAACTCAGATATTCAACGAGTTCAATGCTCGAAAACCAGAAGAGATGAATGTGTTCCAGGGAGTGACTAAGAACCGTCTTTTCATGGGAATTGTTGGAATGACATTTGTGCTTCAG ATAATCATCATCGAGTTCCTTGGAAAATTCACAACCACGGTGAGGCTTAGCTGGAAGTTGTGGCTTGCCTCTCTTTGTATTGGGTTTTTAAG CTGGCCTCTTGCCGTTGTTGGAAAGTTGATCCCAGTTCCCAGAACACCACTGTCCCGATATTTCTCCAAGTCACtcagaaaattaaaaaagtccAAGTCCCATGCACAACGATAG
- the LOC114183119 gene encoding calcium-transporting ATPase 9, plasma membrane-type-like isoform X4 codes for MHLEPIHILGKREKVSGGFLWESWQDVTLIILIIAAVVSLVLGIKTEGLEEGWYDGGSIALAVFLVIIVTAVSDYRQSLQFQNLNAEKENIKLEVIRGGRTIQISIFDVVVGDLVPLKIGDQVPADGVVITGHSLAIDESSMTGESKIIHKDHKAPFLMSGCKVVDGIGAMLVTGVGINTEWGLLMATISEDTGEETPLQVRLNGVATFIGIVGLTVAVCVLAVLVGRYFSGYTKDLDGKVQFVAGETSTSEIIDGVIKIFTIAVTIVVVAVPEGLPLAVMLTLAYSMRKMMADKALVRRLSACETMGSATTICSDKTGTLTLNEMTVVEAYVGRKKLNQPDDLTKVNPEVLSLINEGIAQNTTGNVFVPKDGGEMEVSGSPTEKAILSWAVKLGMNFDFIRSNSTILHVFPFNSAKKRGGVAVKLPDNVVHVHWKGAAEIVLGTCTQYLDSDGHLKSIEEEKIFFKNGIEDMAAQSLRCVAIAYRSYDIEKVPSNEEELNQWSLPEHELVLLAIVGIKDPCRPGVKEAVKVCTEAGVKVRMVTGDNLQTAKAIALECGILTSTEEAVEPNIIEGKSFRELSEIEREQVAKKITVMGRSSPNDKLMLVQALRKGGEVVAVTGDGTNDAPALHEADIGLSMGIQGTEVAKESSDIIILDDNFASVVKVVRWGRSVYANIQKFIQFQLTVNVAALVINVVASISSGDVPLNAVQLLWVNLIMDTLGALALATEPPTDSLMHRSPVGRREPLITNIMWRNLLVQALYQVIVLLILNFCGESILRNEDSTVHTIQVKNTLIFNAFVFSQIFNEFNARKPEEMNVFQGVTKNRLFMGIVGMTFVLQIIIIEFLGKFTTTVRLSWKLWLASLCIGFLSWPLAVVGKLIPVPRTPLSRYFSKSLRKLKKSKSHAQR; via the exons ATGCATTTGGAACCAATACATATCCTCGGAAAAAGGGAAAAAGTTTCTGG GGGTTTTCTATGGGAATCTTGGCAAGATGTTACCCTTATAATATTGATTATAGCAGCTGTGGTGTCATTGGTACTTGGAATAAAAACAGAG GGCCTGGAAGAAGGGTGGTACGACGGAGGAAGCATTGCTTTAGCTGTTTTTCTTGTCATCATAGTTACAG CTGTAAGTGATTATCGGCAATCTCTGCAGTTTCAGAACTTGAATGCAGAAAAAGAGAACATAAAATTAGAG GTCATTAGAGGTGGCAGAACAATACAAATATCGatatttgatgttgttgttggtgATCTAGTGCCTCTTAAAATAGGAGATCAg GTTCCCGCCGATGGAGTTGTTATCACTGGTCACTCTCTTGCCATTGATGAATCCAGTATGACTGGTGAAAGCAAGATT ATTCACAAGGATCATAAAGCACCTTTTTTGATGTCTGGTTGCAAAGTAGTAGATGGAATTGGCGCTATGCTG GTAACTGGTGTTGGTATAAATACCGAGTGGGGACTGTTGATGGCAACTATCTCAGAGGATACTGGAGAAGAGACTCCATTACAG GTTCGTTTGAATGGAGTGGCTACTTTTATTGGCATAGTGGGGCTTACTGTAGCTGTTTGTGTCCTTGCTGTCCTCGTAGGAAG ATACTTCTCTGGCTACACGAAAGATTTAGATGGAAAAGTACAATTTGTTGCTGGAGAGACCAGTACTAGTGAAATAATAGACGGAGTCATCAAAATTTTTACCATTGCA GTAACAATTGTGGTGGTTGCAGTGCCCGAAGGTCTACCTTTAGCAGTTATGTTAAC TTTGGCATATTCGATGCGGAAAATGATGGCAGACAAAGCTTTG GTGCGAAGGTTGTCAGCGTGCGAAACTATGGGATCTGCTACAACAATTTGCAGTGATAAGACTGGAACGCTGACCTTAAATGAG ATGACTGTAGTAGAGGCATATGTTGGGAGGAAGAAACTAAATCAACCAGATGACTTGACAAAAGTGAATCCGGAAGTTCTCTCTCTGATAAATGAGGGTATTGCACAAAATACGACTGGCAATGTTTTTGTGCCTAAG GATGGTGGAGAGATGGAGGTGTCAGGATCTCCTACAGAGAAGGCAATTCTTTCTTGGGCAGTGAAG TTGGGGatgaattttgattttattagaTCAAATTCAACAATTCTCCATGTCTTCCCCTTCAACTCTGCGAAAAAGAGAGGTGGTGTTGCTGTGAAACTG CCGGACAATGTAGTACATGTACATTGGAAAGGAGCTGCGGAGATAGTTCTAGGAACATGTACTCAATATCTTGATTCTGATGGTCACTTGAAATCTATTGAAGAAGAGAAG ATATTCTTCAAGAATGGTATCGAAGACATGGCTGCACAGAGCTTGCGTTGTGTTGCCATTGCATATAGATCGTATGATATCGAAAAAGTTCCATCTAATGAGGAGGAATTAAACCAGTGGTCCTTACCAGAACACGAGTTGGTCTTGCTTGCTATCGTTGGAATAAAG GATCCTTGTCGCCCTGGAGTCAAGGAAGCTGTGAAAGTATGCACTGAAGCTGGCGTTAAG GTACGCATGGTTACCGGTGACAATCTTCAAACAGCAAAAGCAATAGCTTTGGAGTGTGGAATACTGACGTCTACTGAAGAGGCTGTTGAgccaaatataattgaagggaAGTCATTCCGTGAACTATCTGAAATCGAAAGGGAACAAGttgcaaaaaaaataaca gtTATGGGGAGGTCTTCTCCTAATGACAAGTTGATGCTTGTGCAAGCACTACGTAAAGGTGGTGAAGTTGTTGCTGTCACAGGAGATGGCACCAATGATGCTCCTGCACTTCATGAG GCAGATATCGGCCTTTCTATGGGCATCCAAGGAACAGAAGTTGCAAAAGAAAGTTCAGATATTATTATCTTGGATGATAACTTTGCATCAGTAGTAAAG GTTGTTCGTTGGGGTCGTTCTGTATATGCAAATATCCAGAAATTTATTCAGTTCCAGCTCACTGTTAATGTTGCGGCTCTTGTaataaatgttgttgcatcaatATCTTCTGGTGATGTTCCCTTAAATGCTGTACAG CTTTTGTGGGTCAACCTTATCATGGACACACTTGGAGCTCTTGCGCTGGCTACGGAACCTCCAACAGACAGCCTTATGCACAGATCACCAGTTGGCCGAAG GGAACCTCTTATAACAAATATCATGTGGAGGAACTTGCTCGTGCAg GCCCTCTATCAAGTCATTGTTCTTCTGATTCTTAACTTCTGTGGTGAAAGTATTCTACGTAATGAGGATTCCACAGTCCATACCATACAAGTGAAGaatactttaattttcaacGCATTCGTCTTTAGCCAA ATATTCAACGAGTTCAATGCTCGAAAACCAGAAGAGATGAATGTGTTCCAGGGAGTGACTAAGAACCGTCTTTTCATGGGAATTGTTGGAATGACATTTGTGCTTCAG ATAATCATCATCGAGTTCCTTGGAAAATTCACAACCACGGTGAGGCTTAGCTGGAAGTTGTGGCTTGCCTCTCTTTGTATTGGGTTTTTAAG CTGGCCTCTTGCCGTTGTTGGAAAGTTGATCCCAGTTCCCAGAACACCACTGTCCCGATATTTCTCCAAGTCACtcagaaaattaaaaaagtccAAGTCCCATGCACAACGATAG
- the LOC114183119 gene encoding calcium-transporting ATPase 9, plasma membrane-type-like isoform X2 has protein sequence MHLEPIHILGKREKVSGGFLWESWQDVTLIILIIAAVVSLVLGIKTEGLEEGWYDGGSIALAVFLVIIVTAVSDYRQSLQFQNLNAEKENIKLEVIRGGRTIQISIFDVVVGDLVPLKIGDQVPADGVVITGHSLAIDESSMTGESKIIHKDHKAPFLMSGCKVVDGIGAMLVTGVGINTEWGLLMATISEDTGEETPLQVRLNGVATFIGIVGLTVAVCVLAVLVGRYFSGYTKDLDGKVQFVAGETSTSEIIDGVIKIFTIAVSVNSEFCLETSFVVVFSTNYIAMQVTIVVVAVPEGLPLAVMLTLAYSMRKMMADKALVRRLSACETMGSATTICSDKTGTLTLNEMTVVEAYVGRKKLNQPDDLTKVNPEVLSLINEGIAQNTTGNVFVPKDGGEMEVSGSPTEKAILSWAVKLGMNFDFIRSNSTILHVFPFNSAKKRGGVAVKLPDNVVHVHWKGAAEIVLGTCTQYLDSDGHLKSIEEEKIFFKNGIEDMAAQSLRCVAIAYRSYDIEKVPSNEEELNQWSLPEHELVLLAIVGIKDPCRPGVKEAVKVCTEAGVKVRMVTGDNLQTAKAIALECGILTSTEEAVEPNIIEGKSFRELSEIEREQVAKKITVMGRSSPNDKLMLVQALRKGGEVVAVTGDGTNDAPALHEADIGLSMGIQGTEVAKESSDIIILDDNFASVVKVVRWGRSVYANIQKFIQFQLTVNVAALVINVVASISSGDVPLNAVQLLWVNLIMDTLGALALATEPPTDSLMHRSPVGRREPLITNIMWRNLLVQALYQVIVLLILNFCGESILRNEDSTVHTIQVKNTLIFNAFVFSQIFNEFNARKPEEMNVFQGVTKNRLFMGIVGMTFVLQIIIIEFLGKFTTTVRLSWKLWLASLCIGFLSWPLAVVGKLIPVPRTPLSRYFSKSLRKLKKSKSHAQR, from the exons ATGCATTTGGAACCAATACATATCCTCGGAAAAAGGGAAAAAGTTTCTGG GGGTTTTCTATGGGAATCTTGGCAAGATGTTACCCTTATAATATTGATTATAGCAGCTGTGGTGTCATTGGTACTTGGAATAAAAACAGAG GGCCTGGAAGAAGGGTGGTACGACGGAGGAAGCATTGCTTTAGCTGTTTTTCTTGTCATCATAGTTACAG CTGTAAGTGATTATCGGCAATCTCTGCAGTTTCAGAACTTGAATGCAGAAAAAGAGAACATAAAATTAGAG GTCATTAGAGGTGGCAGAACAATACAAATATCGatatttgatgttgttgttggtgATCTAGTGCCTCTTAAAATAGGAGATCAg GTTCCCGCCGATGGAGTTGTTATCACTGGTCACTCTCTTGCCATTGATGAATCCAGTATGACTGGTGAAAGCAAGATT ATTCACAAGGATCATAAAGCACCTTTTTTGATGTCTGGTTGCAAAGTAGTAGATGGAATTGGCGCTATGCTG GTAACTGGTGTTGGTATAAATACCGAGTGGGGACTGTTGATGGCAACTATCTCAGAGGATACTGGAGAAGAGACTCCATTACAG GTTCGTTTGAATGGAGTGGCTACTTTTATTGGCATAGTGGGGCTTACTGTAGCTGTTTGTGTCCTTGCTGTCCTCGTAGGAAG ATACTTCTCTGGCTACACGAAAGATTTAGATGGAAAAGTACAATTTGTTGCTGGAGAGACCAGTACTAGTGAAATAATAGACGGAGTCATCAAAATTTTTACCATTGCAGTGAGTGTGAATTCtgaattttgtttagaaacatCTTTTGTAGTAGTTTTTTCAACTAATTATATAGCCATGCAGGTAACAATTGTGGTGGTTGCAGTGCCCGAAGGTCTACCTTTAGCAGTTATGTTAAC TTTGGCATATTCGATGCGGAAAATGATGGCAGACAAAGCTTTG GTGCGAAGGTTGTCAGCGTGCGAAACTATGGGATCTGCTACAACAATTTGCAGTGATAAGACTGGAACGCTGACCTTAAATGAG ATGACTGTAGTAGAGGCATATGTTGGGAGGAAGAAACTAAATCAACCAGATGACTTGACAAAAGTGAATCCGGAAGTTCTCTCTCTGATAAATGAGGGTATTGCACAAAATACGACTGGCAATGTTTTTGTGCCTAAG GATGGTGGAGAGATGGAGGTGTCAGGATCTCCTACAGAGAAGGCAATTCTTTCTTGGGCAGTGAAG TTGGGGatgaattttgattttattagaTCAAATTCAACAATTCTCCATGTCTTCCCCTTCAACTCTGCGAAAAAGAGAGGTGGTGTTGCTGTGAAACTG CCGGACAATGTAGTACATGTACATTGGAAAGGAGCTGCGGAGATAGTTCTAGGAACATGTACTCAATATCTTGATTCTGATGGTCACTTGAAATCTATTGAAGAAGAGAAG ATATTCTTCAAGAATGGTATCGAAGACATGGCTGCACAGAGCTTGCGTTGTGTTGCCATTGCATATAGATCGTATGATATCGAAAAAGTTCCATCTAATGAGGAGGAATTAAACCAGTGGTCCTTACCAGAACACGAGTTGGTCTTGCTTGCTATCGTTGGAATAAAG GATCCTTGTCGCCCTGGAGTCAAGGAAGCTGTGAAAGTATGCACTGAAGCTGGCGTTAAG GTACGCATGGTTACCGGTGACAATCTTCAAACAGCAAAAGCAATAGCTTTGGAGTGTGGAATACTGACGTCTACTGAAGAGGCTGTTGAgccaaatataattgaagggaAGTCATTCCGTGAACTATCTGAAATCGAAAGGGAACAAGttgcaaaaaaaataaca gtTATGGGGAGGTCTTCTCCTAATGACAAGTTGATGCTTGTGCAAGCACTACGTAAAGGTGGTGAAGTTGTTGCTGTCACAGGAGATGGCACCAATGATGCTCCTGCACTTCATGAG GCAGATATCGGCCTTTCTATGGGCATCCAAGGAACAGAAGTTGCAAAAGAAAGTTCAGATATTATTATCTTGGATGATAACTTTGCATCAGTAGTAAAG GTTGTTCGTTGGGGTCGTTCTGTATATGCAAATATCCAGAAATTTATTCAGTTCCAGCTCACTGTTAATGTTGCGGCTCTTGTaataaatgttgttgcatcaatATCTTCTGGTGATGTTCCCTTAAATGCTGTACAG CTTTTGTGGGTCAACCTTATCATGGACACACTTGGAGCTCTTGCGCTGGCTACGGAACCTCCAACAGACAGCCTTATGCACAGATCACCAGTTGGCCGAAG GGAACCTCTTATAACAAATATCATGTGGAGGAACTTGCTCGTGCAg GCCCTCTATCAAGTCATTGTTCTTCTGATTCTTAACTTCTGTGGTGAAAGTATTCTACGTAATGAGGATTCCACAGTCCATACCATACAAGTGAAGaatactttaattttcaacGCATTCGTCTTTAGCCAA ATATTCAACGAGTTCAATGCTCGAAAACCAGAAGAGATGAATGTGTTCCAGGGAGTGACTAAGAACCGTCTTTTCATGGGAATTGTTGGAATGACATTTGTGCTTCAG ATAATCATCATCGAGTTCCTTGGAAAATTCACAACCACGGTGAGGCTTAGCTGGAAGTTGTGGCTTGCCTCTCTTTGTATTGGGTTTTTAAG CTGGCCTCTTGCCGTTGTTGGAAAGTTGATCCCAGTTCCCAGAACACCACTGTCCCGATATTTCTCCAAGTCACtcagaaaattaaaaaagtccAAGTCCCATGCACAACGATAG